Proteins encoded by one window of Lathyrus oleraceus cultivar Zhongwan6 chromosome 1, CAAS_Psat_ZW6_1.0, whole genome shotgun sequence:
- the LOC127114961 gene encoding uncharacterized protein LOC127114961, producing MTSDLAYKDENSIEEKDQSNDIVNIKDLDSDDVPIGQRLAPGIAKGLKNRKGQAIESSSTPSKSPRKRASVGPTKRWRKVVTPVSMKKSLKRKEVPSESSDSDHDAEHNVQDIVSTARKLALERELGKNAFECKEVISLIQEDGLMKTPTGFGKCYEILVKEFIVNISKECDNKRSKEFRKVEIITKQVKEWTRKGKLSATSLSVKYVILHKIGVANWVPTNHISSIATRLGKFIYIVGTKSSFDFGSYVFDKIMKHVASYAVKMLNVFSSLICGVIMSQHPSILINFNSVYKRDHPLSLHYRLFTRKHVPDIVMTSGQTSSRPTTRTCILVELKDTCKTLNETIKSST from the exons ATGACTAGTGATCTAGCATACAAAGATGAAAACTCTATTGAGGAAAAGGATCAATCCAATGACATAGTAAATATAAAGGATCTGGACTCTGATGATGTACCCATCGGTCAAAGACTGGCTCCAGGAATAGCTAAAGGATTGAAAAATAGAAAAGGTCAAGCTATTGAATCCTCCAGCACACCCTCCAAATCTCCCAGGAAAAGAGCTAGTGTTGGCCCTACAAAAAGATGGAGAAAGGTAGTTACTCCTGTTTCTATGAAGAAATCTCTTAAGAGGAAGGAAGTTCCTTCTGAGTCTAGTGATTCTGACCATGATGCCGAACACAATGTTCAAGACATCGTTTCTACTGCCAGAAA ATTAGCACTGGAAAGGGAATTGGGAAAAAATGCTTTTGAATGCAAAGAGGTGATAAGTCTGATTCAAGAGGATGGATTAATGAAAACTCCGACTGGATTTGGCAAGTGTTATGAAATACTTGTTAAAGAGTTTATTGTGAACATCTCTAAGGAATGTGATAACAAGAGGAGCAAGGAGTTTAGAAAAGT AGAGATTATTACTAAACAAGTAAAGGAATGGACAAGGAAAGGGAAGTTGTCTGCAACTTCCTTAAGTGTGAAGTATGTTATACTTCATAAAATTGGAGTTGCCAATTGGGTTCCAACCAATCATATTTCCAGCATTGCTACAAGATTAGGCAAGTTTATTTATATTGTAGGGACCAAGTCAAGTTTTGATTTTGGATCCTATGTCTTTGATAAAATTATGAAGCATGTTGCCTCTTATGCTGTGAAGATGCTAAATGTTTTTTCCTCATTAATCTGTGGTGTTATTATGAGTCAACACCCAAGTATCTTAATCAATTTTAATAGTGTCTACAAAAGAGACCATCCTCTCTCATTGCATTATAGGTTGTTCACTAGGAAACATGTTCCagatattgtcatgacatctggaCAAACATCTTCTAGGCCTACTACTAGAACATGCATCCTTGTTGAGCTAAAAGATACATGCAAGACCTTGAATGAAACTATCAAAAGTTCTACTTAG